The region ACTGGAGTCCTTAGAACTATACAACTTTCAGGAATGGGAAGTTTTCTACATTGGACAGCCCAGTCAGTGCCTTTGACCTTCAACTTTGAGTTTGTGGTATTGACTCCCGTGCACATGAGTCCACTCTTGTTACTTGGGGACTCAGTGGTAGTGTGGCATTCCCAAACGAATGTGCCTAAACTTagaaaacccataagcctgccacccACATGGTTATAATTATTTTGTGACTTACTGGTGATCATTAAAGATAAGGGGTTGGAGCGAGTTACCTTTAAAATGTGATCATTTCATGTTCCTATGTTGTTCATAGGTATTGCAATTATGTGTGGACTTTTACAATCCCTGTGCTTTGTTTTAACTTTCTGTCCCAGCAGTTCTTAACATGCATAAAAGTAGAAGGACTCCTTTGTACCTTTATTCAACTTCAGAAATCATCAACATTTTGTCAGTGTCATTTCCAAGAAAGAACATTAGCAGCTCTTTGCAAGTCTTACAGTATTTCCTGAACTGAACAACACAGCCAATTTTATTCTACTGGAAATCTTTCTTAATTTGCATAAATACCAAAGCAGATGTTTAGCCAAATATCATTTTTGTGTACTCGAACATAAGCAATTTGACAGGCAGATATTCATCCCGGTTTTGCGCTCTGGGTTCATCATGGGCTCTGCTTCCTCAAAGGTGGAAGGAGCAGCATATTTAAGTTCTTTCCTGTGGAAAACTCAAGGAGAGGGACTGTGGGATCAGCCTCGAGGACAGAACCTGTTGGATGGAGGGGCGCCGTTCTATACGACGTACCGGACGGCAGATGCGGAGTTCATGGCCGTTGGAGCCATTGAGTCCCAGTTCTATCAGCTGCTCCTCGACGGTGAGTAACCGTCTGTAACTTCCCACATCCCCCTTTGCTGTGCTTTTTAGCTTCTCTGTTGGGACCTTTAGAATTTCATGATGTCTTGTAGATCCAGCTTTACAATTAATATAACTGTAGCCATCAGTATATTAAGGGACATTTCCCTATCTGTTAACAGGTCATTTTACCACTCTAGAATATAAAATAAGTCAGGGTTTAAAAACTGTAACTATCTCTTTTTCACTTTGATTACATTTCATACACTATGGatgtttacctttttatttttggtttttcgaggtagggtctctctctagctcaggatgatctggaattcactatgtagtctcagagtggcctggaactcatggtgatcctctgcctcccaagtgctgggattaaacgcgtgcgtcaccacgcctggcttggataTTTATCTTGCTGTTTTCTCTGTGCGTGAGGCATACTCCCCTGCTGGTTTGCATGCCTCACACTTGTTGGAGTTGGGCGTTTTGCACAGTGAAGGCAATAACTCTGGAAATCTGGTCATCCCTTCTCTCCCTCAGTGCCTCATCCAAGACCTGATGAtgttttgctgtttgtttctGAAATGATTTTCCTCCACTAAGTCTGTACTTCTTGGCATGTGTAGCCTCCGAAATCTGCCCATTGAACTTAGTATTTAATGATTGTACAGATAGCCTTAAATGTCTTAATCCAGTAACACTTCCATCCTTTTCTCTAATGGTATGTGCGCCTTTTCCCTTGTGTGGAGCCTCAAGGTCAGCCCGCGGTGAGCAGTTCAGGCCTTCCTCAGCCTGTGGGTACTCTGTCATGTGTTCGTagcttttctgtctgtctttctaagTCTTTTTACATTCTCTTTAGTatgttagttttttttcttttctctagtctTCTTTGGATATGCCATTCCAGTTTTTCTCTTGAAGATTTATGGTCTTCTTAATCCCAGCAGGTGACATTATCTCTGACACTTGTGATGCTCAACAGTGACCACTTGGCTTGTTTTCTAAAATGGCCTTGGCAGACTGGATTGCGAGAGTTTTTTGTGTGAAGTTGGCTTTTAGTAAAATTTGTTAAAAGTAttttcaaggctggagaaatagctcaatggttaaggcacttgcctgcaaagcccagtgacccggCTTTGACCTTTTCATGAAGTTGTCAGCTGGGCTAAATAGACCAGTTCTCTGGGGACGGGGTTTTGGGAGCTGCCATTTCACTTGATTCCTGTGGTGGCTTTACCCTGCTGGTTCTCAAGACTGCCCAGAGCTGGGGGGACAGGAATGACCTTAGGAGTTGGACCACCAAGTACCTTGCTCTTACGGAAACTCAGCTGCCTTGAAGTCCTTGGGTCGTGGCAGACTTGGAGTCCACTTCCAGAGTTAGGGAAGAGGTGGTTCCGACGGCCGTTGTGAGTGTTCATGTCGCTTTGATGTGGGAGCAGACGCGGCAGGGCCTGACTTTGCCAGTGCAGGGTCTAGCCCCCTCTCGGATCTGTCTTCCTGCTCTTGACAACATCTGCATCTGGAAGACCTTTCAGATGTGGGCGCTGCCCCTCGGGGAACGAGCCACTGTCGGTACAGGAAGCGAAACAAGGCTATTTTAGTCTTTGTGTTCTCCAGACCCCCACTCCTGCCTCCCGCCTTGTGGGTTGTCTCATCTGAGCCTAACCTCTGTAACCCTCTTGATGGTGTAGCTACCTTCCCCTTGGCTCCCCTAGCCTTTTGAGGTGCCCTGAAACTCTTCTGTCCTCAAAGTTCATCTGAAACCTCAACTGACAGGCAGCACCTGATTTTACATAATTGCCAGTGCCTGTGTAAAGGCCTcagtcctttcttcctttcacagtattttaaaaaataattatttatttatttttatttatttatttgcaagcagagagagagagaaagagaaagaagaagaagagagagagagaagagaagagagacagacagacagagagagaatgggtgcaccagggcctatagccactgcaaacaaactctagatgcatgtgcctcctgtgcatctggcttacatgggtcctggggaatcgaacctgggtcctttggcttcttaggcaaacaccttaactgctaagccatctctccagctcctacttgCTCATTTTATAAGCTTTTTTAATCACAGAATTTGGAGCAatcaagaaaaaagaagcaaacaataCACAAAGGCTCCCCCAGATTGTAGTGATACCTAAAGCTGGGGCTGCAGTCTGTCTTGGTATTGAATGGGACAAGTAActacacagaaaaaaaagctACTTAAATCTGCACAGGTGGCTAGTCATGGTTGTTCAGAACTGTATgaggtctttctcttttttacagattattattatttttttgcgagaaagaggcagagagagagagagaaagggagaaagggagcgagagagagagagagagagagggagggagggagggagggagggagggagggagggagggagggagagggagagaatgagcattccagggctttTACCTACtacaacaaacgaactccagacacatgcaccaccttgtgcatctggcttacgtgggccctggggaattgaacctgagtcctttggctttgcaggcaaacaccttaactgctaagccatccctccagcccctgcatgagTTCTTTGTATTGCCAGTATCCTCCCAAGCCCTAGGAAGAGCCATGGttttcatagttctataaggaCCTTTGGGGTTTTCTGAAGCACTTACATTAGCCACTGCTCTTCAGCCCAGCAGAGAACAACAGGATGCTAAAAGTCAAATTAGCTTGTTGATTGGTCTAACTAAACTTTACAAAAAATATTCCTGGGGCAAGGAgcctttaattattattatactCTTAAATAGTCACATGTAGGAAACCTTATATGAAAGACGAAAAGTGATGTTTATACCAAATCCCAGTAAAGCGGTCCTTCATGTATGCAAATGCTCCTGGACTTATGATGGTGTTACAGCCATCCAGGTAAATCCATCATCAAGTTGAGAACATTGAGAGTACATGTAATAATATCTCTAGTGTACAGAGCAACATAAAGGAGTGTGCTCTGAGCATTTCTATTAGACTGCAATCGGGGAGAGTCATCTAACACAAAGCCTGTTTTATAAAAAGCTGATGACTATTCCATGTAATTTATTGAATACCAACAATGAAAGACAATAGCTGTGTGGATACACTTTCATACCAATGTGAAGTCAGAACTCTTGGCTAGTCTTTGTGCCTTTGTTCCTGGTTCAAATCCCTTCAAGTTCTTATTTAACTGAAAATGAGAAATGAGTATTTTAAAGGTGCATTCTAGCACTTGAGGCTTCTTTCTTGACAATTGAGATAGTCATGTATGCAATTGTTAAATGTTAAATGTTATTTTCTATGGAGTTTGGGTCTATTACCTGCATTTATTTTAGTTCAACAAGGCAATAGCATCCATTTTTGAAAACCtacacaggaaaaagaaatcaatttCTGGAAAGGAGACCATTCAAAGCAGACTTCTTTTACTGAAATGTTAGTGACAagcctgttttttaaatttaattaattaattaatttatgatacAGAAGggcagagaggtagagggaggggggagggagggagagaggggggagggagggagagaacgggtacaccagggcccctagccactgcaaaccaaactccagatgcatgtgccacgatgtacatctggctaacatgggacctggagaatcaaacctgggtccttaggcttcataggcaagtgccttagctgctaagccatctctccagcccaagcctgctttttaaaaatattatttacttatttgagagagaatgagggagaggaggaagaagagggagagaatgggtgcaccagggcctccagccagtgcaatcgaactcgagatgcatgcaccctctggtgcatttggcttacgtgggtcctgaagagtcgaaccgggatcctctggctttgcaggaaaatgtcccaactgctaagtcatctctccaaccccaacaaGCCTGTTTTGAATTATGTTAGCACTTCCACCCCTGCCTCTACAGCCATTGGCTCCAACTTGAAGcgactgatttttttcttctttctctcaaatcattTCAGAAGCCCTATAGAACATGTTACTTGGGATGGTATCACAGACTCAAAAGTCATTTACTTTGATTTTAGTCACTCTTCTTGAAGCATAGTAATTTAAGAAATtgcaatctccccccccccccacaggactTGGACTCAAGTCTGATGAACTCCCAAGCCAGATGAGTGTGAAAGACTGgccagaaatgaagaagaaatttGCAGATGTGTTTGCAAAGAAGACCAAGGCAGAGTGGTGTCGGATCTTTGATggcacagatgcatgtgtgaccccGGTGCTGACCTTTGAAGAGGCACCCCACCATGGTCACAACAGAGATCAGGGCTCATTCATCACTGATGAGGAGCAGTGTTGGAGCCCCCGCCCAGCGCCTCGCCTGTCTGGCACGTCTGCCATCCCGTCTGCTAAAAGGGATCCTTTTACAGGAGAACACTCTGAAGAGATACTTAGAGAATTCGGGTTCAGTGAAGAAGAGATTCATCAGCTGCGCGCAGAGAAAATCATTGAAAGCAAGAAGCCCAAAGCAAACCTCTAACTTCTAAGCTCACAGCACAAGGGGATTTGAATGCTGCATTTCACACACTGTGTTATGGAGGTGTGGCAGAGCATTAATGAGGTGTCCGACTAATCAAGGAACATCGAAAGACTGATTACATACTGATGATTGCACTCTGAAAAATGATTATCAGAG is a window of Jaculus jaculus isolate mJacJac1 chromosome 13, mJacJac1.mat.Y.cur, whole genome shotgun sequence DNA encoding:
- the Amacr gene encoding alpha-methylacyl-CoA racemase; protein product: MALRGVRVLELAGLAPGPFCGMVLADFGAQVVRVDRPGAPGDVSHLSRGKRSLVLDLKRPRGAAVLRRLCARADVLLEPFRAGVMEKLQLGPETLLQENPKLIYARLSGFGHSGRFSHVAGHDINYLALSGVLSKMGPSGENPYPPLNLLADFGGGGLMCALGIVLALFARTHSGKGQVVDANMVEGAAYLSSFLWKTQGEGLWDQPRGQNLLDGGAPFYTTYRTADAEFMAVGAIESQFYQLLLDGLGLKSDELPSQMSVKDWPEMKKKFADVFAKKTKAEWCRIFDGTDACVTPVLTFEEAPHHGHNRDQGSFITDEEQCWSPRPAPRLSGTSAIPSAKRDPFTGEHSEEILREFGFSEEEIHQLRAEKIIESKKPKANL